A genome region from Passer domesticus isolate bPasDom1 chromosome 25, bPasDom1.hap1, whole genome shotgun sequence includes the following:
- the OARD1 gene encoding ADP-ribose glycohydrolase OARD1 isoform X1 translates to MLCGAVSPCCVRLYPRAVCRRTAVLCGAVLPCCVGLYRRVVCGDTALRAADDPPTPREARPPFRRQAEPLRPRRCRQCPPEAERLRRCAVAVRRGRPCGSAGAMWAALGRLGVAQAVGPARLIAVRPAAAGAFSIPHVTMATHFSKDQEERIRCVKGDLFSCPGTDALAHCISEDCRMGAGIAVLFKKKFGGVQELLDQKKKTGEVAVLQRDDRYIYYLITKQKVSHKPTYESMQKSLEAMKAHCLNNGVTDISMPRIGCGLDGLQWEKVSAILEEVFENTDIKITVYTL, encoded by the exons ATGTTGTGTGGGGCCGTGTCGCCGTGTTGTGTGCGGCTGTATCCCCGTGCTGTGTGCCGCCGTACCGCCGTGTTGTGTGGGGCCGTATTGCCGTGTTGTGTGGGGCTGTATCGCCGTGTTGTGTGCGGCGATACCGCCCTGCGGGCTGCGGACGACCCGCCAACTCCCCGCGAGGCGCGTCCGCCATTTCGCCGCCAGGCGGAGCCGCTGAGGCCGAGGCGGTGTCGGCAATGTCCCCCTGAGGCGGAGCGGCTGAGGCGGTGCGCTGTGGCCGTGAGGCGGGGCCGCCCTTGCGGCTCGGCCGGAGCGATGTGGGCGGCGCTGGGCAGGCTCGGCGTGGCGCAGGCCGTGGGCCCGGCCCGGTTGATCGCTGTGCGCCCCGCGG CCGCAGGAGCCTTCTCCATACCCCACGTTACCATGGCCACCCACTTCTCCAAGGATCAGGAGGAGAGA atcAGGTGTGTGAAGGGGGACCTGTTCTCGTGCCCGGGCACGGACGCCCTGGCTCACTGCATCAGCGAGGATTGCCGCATGGGCGCCGGCATCGCCGTGCTCTTCAAGAAGAAGTTTGGTGGtgtccaggagctcctggatcAAA AGAAGAAGACGGGTGAGGTGGCGGTGCTGCAGAGGGATGACCGCTACATTTACTACCTG ATTACAAAGCAGAAGGTTTCTCACAAGCCCACCTACGAGAGCATGCAGAAGAGTTTGGAAGCCATGAAAGCTCACTGCCTGAACAACGGAGTCACCGACATCTCCATGCCCAG GATTGGATGTGGACTCGACGGCCTGCAGTGGGAAAAGGTGTCAGCCATCCTTGAGGAAGTGTTTGAGAACACCGACATCAAGATCACAGTTTACACCCTGTGA
- the OARD1 gene encoding ADP-ribose glycohydrolase OARD1 isoform X2 — MATHFSKDQEERIRCVKGDLFSCPGTDALAHCISEDCRMGAGIAVLFKKKFGGVQELLDQKKKTGEVAVLQRDDRYIYYLITKQKVSHKPTYESMQKSLEAMKAHCLNNGVTDISMPRIGCGLDGLQWEKVSAILEEVFENTDIKITVYTL, encoded by the exons ATGGCCACCCACTTCTCCAAGGATCAGGAGGAGAGA atcAGGTGTGTGAAGGGGGACCTGTTCTCGTGCCCGGGCACGGACGCCCTGGCTCACTGCATCAGCGAGGATTGCCGCATGGGCGCCGGCATCGCCGTGCTCTTCAAGAAGAAGTTTGGTGGtgtccaggagctcctggatcAAA AGAAGAAGACGGGTGAGGTGGCGGTGCTGCAGAGGGATGACCGCTACATTTACTACCTG ATTACAAAGCAGAAGGTTTCTCACAAGCCCACCTACGAGAGCATGCAGAAGAGTTTGGAAGCCATGAAAGCTCACTGCCTGAACAACGGAGTCACCGACATCTCCATGCCCAG GATTGGATGTGGACTCGACGGCCTGCAGTGGGAAAAGGTGTCAGCCATCCTTGAGGAAGTGTTTGAGAACACCGACATCAAGATCACAGTTTACACCCTGTGA
- the APOBEC2 gene encoding C->U-editing enzyme APOBEC-2 isoform X2, whose protein sequence is MWAYTVGFTVLPHVGGFLGWFLSRKEIPAWYEKLKKPSWCPSRRVFPVAWTMLYTGMGYASYLVWNDLGGCSSKAIVPLGLYGAQLVFNWAWPPLFFGAHNLNMWPQLGPSVLGKMAEKQEEPSNAQNGEPDNAEEGEGKKKKVKREDLPPFEIVTGERLPAIFFKFQFRNVEYSSGRNKTFLCYVVETQGKEPVTSRGYLEDEHAAAHAEMAFFNTILPTCQAGARHDVTWYVSSSPCVTCAQRICEALRKNKGLRLTIMVGRLFMWEEPEMQAALRSMKEAGCKLRIMKPQDFEYVWKNFVEQEEGEEAKSFVPWEDIQENFLYYEEKLAEILH, encoded by the exons ATGTGGGCTTACACCGTGGGCTTCACCGTGCTGCCCCACGTTGGAGGATTCCTTGGCTGGTTCCTGAGCAGGAAGGAGATCCCAGCGTGGTACGAGAAGCTGAAGAAGCCTTCGTGGTGCCCGTCCCGCAGAGTGTTCCCCGTGGCCTGGACCATGCTGTACACGGGCATGGG CTACGCCTCCTACCTGGTGTGGAACGAcctgggtggctgcagcagcaaggcCATCGTCCCCCTGGGGCTCTACGGGGCTCAGCTGGTGTTCAACTGGGCATGGCCACCCTTGTTCTTCGGTGCCCACAACCTGAACATG tGGCCACAGCTCGGTCCCAGTGTGCTGGGGAAGATGGCAGAGAAGCAGGAGGAGCCCAGCAATGCCCAGAACGGGGAACCCGACAACGCCGAGGAGGGCgaggggaagaagaagaaggtgaagaggGAGGACCTGCCACCCTTTGAGATTGTCACAGG GGAACGCCTCCCAGCCATCTTCTTCAAATTCCAGTTCAGGAACGTGGAGTACAGCTCGGGCAGGAACAAAACCTTCCTGTGCTACGTGGTGGAGACGCAGGGCAAGGAGCCGGTGACCAGCCGGGGCTACCTGGAGGACGAGCACGCGGCCGCCCACGCCGAGATGGCTTTCTTCAACACCATCCTGCCCACGTGCCAGGCGGGCGCCCGCCACGACGTCACCTGGTACGTGTCCTCCAGCCCCTGTGTCACCTGCGCCCAGAGGATCTGCGAGGCCCTGCGCAAGAACAAGGGGCTGCGCCTCACCATCATGGTGGGCAGGCTCTTCATGTGGGAGGAGCCCGAGATGCAGGCGGCCCTCAGGAGCATGAAGGAGGCGGGCTGCAAGCTGAGGATTATGAAGCCTCAAGACTTTGAGTATGTCTGGAAGAACTTtgtggagcaggaggaaggggaggaggcCAAGTCCTTTGTGCCCTGGGAGGATATTCAGGAGAATTTCCTGTACTACGAGGAGAAGCTGGCGGAGATCTTGCACTGA
- the APOBEC2 gene encoding C->U-editing enzyme APOBEC-2 isoform X1 yields MGEVALLPTANSSWIFKYLGEGSGLDLQLQPGDFPLRVLHEEDGRNHRMLQWPQLGPSVLGKMAEKQEEPSNAQNGEPDNAEEGEGKKKKVKREDLPPFEIVTGERLPAIFFKFQFRNVEYSSGRNKTFLCYVVETQGKEPVTSRGYLEDEHAAAHAEMAFFNTILPTCQAGARHDVTWYVSSSPCVTCAQRICEALRKNKGLRLTIMVGRLFMWEEPEMQAALRSMKEAGCKLRIMKPQDFEYVWKNFVEQEEGEEAKSFVPWEDIQENFLYYEEKLAEILH; encoded by the exons ATGGGAGAAGTAGCACTGCTGCCCACTGCGAATTCCAGCTGGATTTTCAAATATTTGGGAGAAGGTTCTGGCTTGGATTTACAGCTCCAACCAGGAGATTTCCCCCTCAGAGTCCTGCATGAGGAGGATGGGAGGAACCACAGGATGCTCCAG tGGCCACAGCTCGGTCCCAGTGTGCTGGGGAAGATGGCAGAGAAGCAGGAGGAGCCCAGCAATGCCCAGAACGGGGAACCCGACAACGCCGAGGAGGGCgaggggaagaagaagaaggtgaagaggGAGGACCTGCCACCCTTTGAGATTGTCACAGG GGAACGCCTCCCAGCCATCTTCTTCAAATTCCAGTTCAGGAACGTGGAGTACAGCTCGGGCAGGAACAAAACCTTCCTGTGCTACGTGGTGGAGACGCAGGGCAAGGAGCCGGTGACCAGCCGGGGCTACCTGGAGGACGAGCACGCGGCCGCCCACGCCGAGATGGCTTTCTTCAACACCATCCTGCCCACGTGCCAGGCGGGCGCCCGCCACGACGTCACCTGGTACGTGTCCTCCAGCCCCTGTGTCACCTGCGCCCAGAGGATCTGCGAGGCCCTGCGCAAGAACAAGGGGCTGCGCCTCACCATCATGGTGGGCAGGCTCTTCATGTGGGAGGAGCCCGAGATGCAGGCGGCCCTCAGGAGCATGAAGGAGGCGGGCTGCAAGCTGAGGATTATGAAGCCTCAAGACTTTGAGTATGTCTGGAAGAACTTtgtggagcaggaggaaggggaggaggcCAAGTCCTTTGTGCCCTGGGAGGATATTCAGGAGAATTTCCTGTACTACGAGGAGAAGCTGGCGGAGATCTTGCACTGA